One window of Pectobacterium carotovorum genomic DNA carries:
- a CDS encoding ketoacyl-ACP synthase III gives MYTKIIGTGSYLPEEIRTNADLEKMVETTDEWIVTRTGIRERRIAAPDENVATMGYRAAQKALEMANVDPSEVGLLIVATTSSSHAFPSSACQVQQLLGIKDTIAFDLAAACAGFTYALSVADQYVKSGAVKYALVIGSDTLSRTLDPEDRGTLILFGDGAGAVLLTPSEQPGILSTHLHADGRYGELLTLPHQDRNHTDTPAYLTMAGNEVFKVAVTELAHIVEETLQAAQLDKSELDWLVPHQANLRIISATAKKLGMGMDKVVVTLDRHGNTSAASVPSALDEAVRDGRIKPGQLVLLEAFGGGFTWGSALVRF, from the coding sequence ATGTATACAAAAATAATCGGAACGGGCAGCTACCTGCCTGAAGAAATCAGGACGAACGCTGATTTAGAAAAGATGGTGGAAACGACGGACGAATGGATCGTCACACGTACTGGAATCCGTGAGCGCCGTATTGCCGCGCCGGATGAAAACGTAGCGACCATGGGATATCGGGCCGCGCAGAAAGCACTGGAAATGGCGAATGTCGATCCTTCTGAAGTCGGTCTTCTGATTGTTGCTACAACATCATCAAGCCATGCTTTCCCTAGCTCTGCCTGCCAGGTTCAGCAACTGCTAGGGATCAAAGATACGATTGCCTTCGATCTGGCTGCTGCATGTGCAGGTTTTACCTACGCGCTGAGCGTTGCCGATCAATATGTTAAAAGTGGTGCGGTGAAATACGCGCTGGTGATCGGCTCTGATACGTTGTCTCGTACATTAGATCCTGAAGATCGCGGCACGCTGATTCTGTTCGGTGATGGTGCGGGTGCCGTGCTGTTAACGCCGTCAGAACAACCGGGTATTCTTTCTACCCACCTGCATGCCGATGGTCGTTATGGCGAGCTGCTGACGTTGCCACATCAGGATCGTAATCATACGGATACGCCTGCTTACCTGACGATGGCGGGTAATGAAGTCTTTAAAGTGGCAGTGACTGAACTGGCACATATCGTTGAAGAAACGCTGCAAGCGGCTCAACTGGATAAAAGTGAATTAGACTGGCTGGTGCCTCATCAGGCTAACCTGCGCATCATCAGCGCCACGGCGAAAAAGCTAGGTATGGGGATGGACAAGGTGGTTGTGACGCTGGATCGTCATGGTAATACCTCCGCAGCCTCTGTGCCTTCAGCGCTTGATGAAGCGGTACGCGATGGGCGTATTAAACCAGGGCAACTGGTGCTGCTTGAAGCCTTCGGTGGCGGCTTTACCTGGGGTTCCGCGCTGGTTCGTTTTTAA
- the holB gene encoding DNA polymerase III subunit delta': MDWYPWLNASYRQLIGQYQAGRGHHAVLLHALPGMGDESLIYALSRWLICQRPDGMKSCGHCHSCNLMTAGTHPDWHVLSPEKGKHSLGVDPVRDVVEKVYQHSRQGGAKVIWLASAEQLTEAAANALLKTMEEPPQNTFFLFGCREPARLLATLRSRCLYHYLDVPGETQSVLWLNARHHHDSKALRTALRLQSGAPLAAEALLQPERWKQRSALCQAFSAALTSRDQLSLIPQLNHDDVDVRIHWLATLLLDAMKWQQGASEHWVNQDQIELVERLAREPSAHLQYELQQWLACRQKLLTVTGVNRELLLTERLLDGERTLASSVKRDSHPFSA, encoded by the coding sequence ATGGATTGGTATCCGTGGCTGAATGCATCCTACCGACAGCTCATTGGTCAATACCAGGCGGGCAGAGGACACCATGCCGTGTTGCTGCATGCGCTGCCGGGTATGGGCGATGAGTCGCTGATTTATGCGCTGAGCCGCTGGCTGATCTGCCAGCGGCCCGATGGAATGAAAAGCTGCGGCCACTGTCATTCATGCAATCTGATGACCGCGGGAACGCACCCAGACTGGCATGTGCTAAGTCCGGAAAAAGGCAAGCACAGTCTGGGCGTTGATCCGGTGCGTGACGTTGTGGAAAAAGTGTATCAACACTCCCGGCAGGGCGGAGCAAAAGTGATCTGGCTGGCTTCTGCTGAGCAACTGACAGAAGCCGCTGCGAACGCACTGCTGAAAACGATGGAAGAACCACCGCAGAATACCTTCTTTTTATTTGGCTGCCGTGAACCCGCTCGGCTATTGGCAACGTTACGCAGCCGTTGCCTGTATCACTATCTGGATGTCCCTGGCGAGACGCAGAGCGTGCTGTGGCTGAATGCTCGCCATCACCATGACAGCAAGGCATTGCGCACGGCATTGAGATTGCAATCGGGTGCGCCGCTAGCCGCCGAGGCGTTATTGCAGCCAGAGCGGTGGAAACAGCGTAGCGCGCTGTGTCAGGCGTTTTCTGCCGCGCTGACTTCGCGAGATCAGCTCTCGTTGATACCACAGCTAAATCATGACGATGTGGATGTTCGTATTCACTGGTTGGCCACGCTACTGCTGGATGCCATGAAATGGCAGCAGGGGGCAAGCGAGCATTGGGTGAATCAGGATCAGATCGAACTGGTTGAGCGTCTGGCGCGCGAACCTTCCGCACATTTGCAGTATGAACTGCAACAGTGGTTGGCTTGTCGGCAAAAATTGCTGACCGTCACGGGTGTGAACCGTGAACTGCTGCTGACGGAACGTCTGCTTGATGGGGAGCGCACGCTTGCTTCATCGGTTAAGCGCGACAGCCATCCTTTTTCTGCTTAA
- the mltG gene encoding endolytic transglycosylase MltG, whose amino-acid sequence MKKKKIGLLIITAVVLILLVAWQKMQRFADSPLAIEKETIFTLPAGTGREGLETLLLDQKIITDGAFFPWLLRIEPELAKFKAGTYRFTAGMTVREMLALLSSGKEAQFSIRFVEGSRLKEWLVTLQQAPYIKHSLADKTEQDVATQLEIKDKTNPEGWFYPDTYSYTAGTSDIALLQRAHQRMKKTVDEVWKGREEGLPYKTPDELLTMASIIEKETAINEERTQVASVFINRLRLGMRLQTDPTVIYGMGDDYKGVITRKALDTPTPYNTYVISGLPPTPIAMPGKASLDAAAHPAKTSYLYFVADGKGGHSFTTNLADHNRAVRVYRSALKERDEQ is encoded by the coding sequence ATGAAGAAAAAGAAAATTGGTTTGCTGATTATCACTGCTGTTGTGCTGATATTACTGGTTGCGTGGCAGAAAATGCAGCGTTTTGCTGATTCTCCATTGGCTATCGAAAAGGAAACTATCTTTACGCTTCCGGCTGGTACGGGAAGAGAAGGGCTGGAAACGCTGCTTCTCGATCAGAAAATTATTACTGATGGCGCGTTTTTTCCGTGGTTACTGCGTATCGAGCCTGAGTTGGCGAAATTCAAGGCGGGTACGTATCGCTTTACAGCGGGAATGACCGTACGTGAGATGCTGGCGCTGCTGTCCAGCGGAAAAGAAGCGCAATTCTCCATCCGTTTTGTCGAAGGCTCACGTTTGAAAGAGTGGTTGGTCACGCTGCAACAAGCACCTTATATTAAGCATTCACTGGCCGATAAAACCGAACAGGATGTTGCCACCCAGTTGGAAATCAAAGATAAAACGAACCCGGAAGGCTGGTTTTATCCTGATACCTATTCATACACGGCGGGTACGAGCGATATCGCCCTGTTGCAGCGCGCGCATCAGCGCATGAAAAAAACGGTGGATGAGGTATGGAAAGGGCGTGAGGAAGGATTACCGTATAAGACACCAGACGAATTACTGACGATGGCGTCAATCATTGAAAAAGAAACGGCGATCAATGAAGAACGCACGCAGGTTGCTTCCGTCTTTATCAATCGCTTACGTCTGGGCATGCGCTTGCAGACTGACCCCACAGTGATTTATGGCATGGGCGACGACTATAAAGGCGTGATAACCCGTAAAGCATTAGACACGCCGACGCCTTACAATACGTATGTCATCTCCGGCTTACCGCCTACGCCAATTGCGATGCCGGGGAAAGCTTCATTGGATGCGGCTGCGCATCCAGCCAAAACGTCGTACCTGTATTTTGTGGCGGATGGAAAAGGCGGACACAGTTTTACCACTAACCTTGCAGACCATAATCGTGCTGTGAGGGTATACCGCTCAGCGTTAAAGGAACGGGATGAACAGTAA
- the acpP gene encoding acyl carrier protein translates to MSTIEERVKKIIVEQLGVKQEEVVNNASFVDDLGADSLDTVELVMALEEEFDTEIPDEEAEKITTVQAAIDFIQANQQ, encoded by the coding sequence ATGAGCACTATCGAAGAACGCGTTAAGAAAATCATCGTTGAACAGCTTGGTGTTAAGCAGGAAGAAGTCGTAAACAATGCTTCTTTCGTTGACGACCTCGGCGCTGATTCTCTTGACACTGTTGAGCTGGTAATGGCTCTGGAAGAAGAATTTGATACTGAGATTCCAGACGAAGAAGCTGAAAAAATCACGACTGTTCAAGCAGCCATTGATTTCATTCAGGCTAACCAGCAGTAA
- the plsX gene encoding phosphate acyltransferase PlsX, whose amino-acid sequence MTRLTLALDAMGGDFGPCVTVPAALQALASNPALNLLLVGDPAAITPLLAKVDSDLLSRLEVVPAESVIASDARPSQAIRASRGTSMRIALELIKDGRAQACVSAGNTGALMGLAKLLIKPLEGIERPALVSVLPHQQHGKTVVLDLGANVDCDSTMLVQFAVMGSVMAEEVLGLTNPRVALLNIGEEESKGLSTIREAAAQLKEAPSINYIGYLEGNDLLTGKTDVMVCDGFVGNVTLKTVEGVVRMFLSLLKSPASGPGQKQKRSWWLKWLGRLLQKRLSKRFGHLNPDQYNGACLLGLRGTVIKSHGAANQRAFAVAIEQAMQTVRRQLPERIAARLEAVLPKSD is encoded by the coding sequence TTGACACGCCTAACACTGGCGTTAGATGCGATGGGCGGGGATTTTGGTCCCTGCGTAACAGTGCCTGCTGCATTGCAGGCACTGGCTTCTAATCCAGCTCTCAATTTGTTATTAGTCGGCGATCCTGCTGCGATTACTCCATTACTTGCCAAAGTCGATTCTGATTTACTTTCCCGCTTAGAAGTTGTTCCGGCGGAGTCGGTTATTGCTAGTGATGCGAGGCCGTCGCAGGCTATTCGTGCGAGCCGTGGTACCTCAATGCGCATAGCGCTTGAGTTGATTAAAGACGGTCGAGCACAGGCCTGTGTAAGTGCTGGCAACACGGGTGCGCTCATGGGGCTTGCCAAGCTCCTGATTAAGCCACTGGAAGGCATTGAGCGACCCGCGTTGGTGTCAGTATTACCTCACCAGCAACATGGAAAAACAGTCGTGTTGGATCTGGGGGCGAATGTTGACTGTGACAGCACGATGTTGGTTCAGTTTGCCGTGATGGGCTCAGTGATGGCAGAAGAAGTGCTGGGGCTGACAAATCCTCGGGTCGCGTTGTTGAATATCGGTGAAGAAGAAAGCAAAGGGCTGAGCACTATCCGTGAAGCAGCGGCACAGTTAAAAGAGGCACCATCAATAAATTACATCGGTTATCTGGAAGGCAACGATCTGCTGACTGGAAAAACGGATGTGATGGTCTGTGACGGCTTTGTGGGGAATGTCACACTGAAAACGGTGGAAGGCGTGGTAAGGATGTTCCTGTCACTGCTGAAATCTCCAGCTTCAGGCCCGGGACAAAAACAAAAGCGATCCTGGTGGTTGAAATGGCTAGGGCGTTTGTTACAAAAACGCTTATCGAAGCGTTTCGGTCATTTGAATCCCGATCAATATAATGGCGCATGCCTGCTAGGATTACGGGGAACTGTAATCAAAAGCCATGGTGCAGCAAACCAGAGAGCGTTTGCGGTTGCTATTGAACAGGCAATGCAGACGGTACGGCGGCAGCTTCCCGAGCGGATTGCCGCTCGTCTAGAAGCGGTATTACCCAAGAGTGACTAA
- a CDS encoding metal-dependent hydrolase, which yields MLLVDSHCHLDGLDYESLHKDVSDVLEKAKRRDVGFLLAVATTLPGYRAMVELIGERDNVAFSCGVHPLNQEAPYDYAELRELASASRVVAMGETGLDYFYQQETKAQQQESFREHIRIGNDLNKPVIVHTRAAREDTLAILRDEQAEKCSGVLHCFTEDLITAKALLDMGFYISFSGIVTFRNAEELRDVARYVPLDRMLIETDSPWLAPVPFRGQENQPAYVRDVAEYLAVLKGTSLETLAATTTENFSRLFHIDPARLTAAQ from the coding sequence ATGTTGTTAGTGGATTCCCACTGTCATCTTGACGGTTTGGATTATGAGTCATTGCATAAAGATGTCTCCGACGTGCTGGAGAAAGCGAAACGTCGCGATGTCGGCTTCCTTCTGGCGGTGGCGACAACGCTGCCCGGCTATCGTGCCATGGTGGAGTTAATTGGTGAGCGCGATAACGTGGCCTTTTCCTGCGGCGTTCATCCGCTGAATCAGGAAGCCCCTTATGATTATGCCGAGCTGCGTGAGCTAGCCAGCGCCAGCCGTGTGGTGGCAATGGGGGAAACGGGTCTGGATTATTTCTATCAGCAGGAGACGAAAGCCCAGCAGCAGGAGTCGTTTCGCGAACACATTCGTATTGGCAATGATCTGAACAAGCCTGTCATCGTGCATACGCGTGCTGCCCGTGAAGATACGCTGGCAATTCTGCGTGACGAGCAGGCGGAGAAATGCAGCGGCGTTCTGCACTGCTTTACGGAAGATTTGATCACGGCAAAAGCGCTGCTGGATATGGGGTTCTATATCTCGTTTTCTGGGATCGTGACGTTCCGTAATGCAGAAGAGTTGCGTGACGTCGCGCGTTACGTACCGCTGGATCGGATGCTGATTGAGACGGATTCCCCTTGGCTTGCGCCAGTTCCGTTCCGGGGCCAGGAAAACCAGCCTGCGTATGTACGCGATGTCGCAGAATATCTCGCTGTACTGAAAGGCACATCGCTGGAAACCCTCGCTGCCACCACGACAGAAAACTTCTCCCGCCTGTTTCACATCGACCCAGCTCGGTTGACCGCCGCGCAATAG
- the yceD gene encoding 23S rRNA accumulation protein YceD: MQKVKLPLTLDAVRTAQKRLDYVGIYSAEQVERVAESVVSVDSDVQASLSFNIDNQRLAVIDGNADVMVTLMCQRCGKPFEHQVHATFCFSPVVNDEQAEALPEAYEPIGVDEFGEVDLLAMIEDEIILMLPIAPVHDSEHCEVSEADMVFGQLPAEAEKPNPFAVLASLKRK, from the coding sequence ATGCAAAAGGTAAAATTACCCTTAACCCTTGATGCGGTCCGCACTGCTCAGAAGCGTTTAGATTACGTTGGTATCTATTCAGCTGAACAAGTAGAGCGTGTTGCCGAATCAGTGGTGAGTGTGGATAGTGATGTTCAGGCCTCTTTATCTTTTAATATTGATAATCAGCGTCTGGCGGTGATTGACGGTAACGCTGACGTTATGGTCACACTGATGTGTCAGCGTTGCGGAAAGCCGTTTGAACATCAAGTCCATGCGACATTCTGTTTTAGCCCGGTCGTCAATGATGAGCAGGCCGAAGCGTTACCGGAAGCGTATGAGCCGATCGGCGTTGATGAATTTGGCGAAGTCGATCTGCTGGCAATGATTGAAGATGAAATTATTCTGATGTTGCCTATCGCCCCGGTGCATGATTCTGAACACTGTGAAGTGTCCGAAGCGGATATGGTATTTGGTCAACTGCCTGCAGAGGCGGAAAAACCAAATCCGTTTGCCGTATTAGCCAGTTTAAAGCGTAAGTAA
- the fabG gene encoding 3-oxoacyl-ACP reductase FabG: MSFEGKIALVTGASRGIGRAIAETLVARGAKVIGTATSEKGAEAISGWLGENGKGYMLNVADAASVESVLAEIRAEFGEVDILINNAGITRDNLLMRMKDDEWHDILDTNLTSVFRMSKAVMRAMMKKRFGRIITIGSVVGTMGNAGQANYAAAKAGLIGFSKSLAREVASRGITVNVVAPGFIETDMTQALTEEQRAGILTSVPANRLGDAKEIASAVVFLASDEAAYITGETLHVNGGMYMI, from the coding sequence ATGAGTTTTGAGGGGAAAATTGCACTGGTTACTGGTGCAAGCCGTGGTATTGGGCGTGCCATCGCCGAGACGTTGGTTGCCCGCGGGGCAAAAGTCATTGGTACCGCAACCAGCGAAAAAGGTGCTGAAGCAATTAGCGGCTGGCTGGGTGAGAACGGTAAAGGTTATATGCTGAATGTTGCCGATGCAGCATCAGTAGAAAGCGTATTAGCAGAAATTCGCGCAGAATTTGGGGAAGTTGATATTCTTATCAATAATGCGGGTATCACCCGTGATAACCTGCTGATGCGTATGAAAGATGATGAATGGCACGATATCCTGGATACCAATTTAACGTCGGTATTCCGCATGTCTAAAGCAGTGATGCGTGCCATGATGAAGAAACGTTTTGGCCGGATCATTACCATCGGTTCCGTTGTGGGAACGATGGGCAATGCAGGACAAGCTAACTACGCGGCAGCGAAGGCGGGACTGATTGGATTCAGTAAATCCCTCGCGCGTGAAGTGGCTTCTCGTGGTATTACGGTCAACGTTGTCGCGCCTGGTTTTATCGAAACAGATATGACTCAGGCATTGACAGAAGAACAGCGAGCAGGCATTTTGACGTCGGTTCCAGCTAACCGACTCGGTGATGCTAAAGAAATCGCCAGTGCTGTTGTATTTTTAGCCTCTGATGAAGCTGCTTACATTACTGGCGAAACATTGCATGTCAATGGCGGCATGTATATGATCTAA
- the rpmF gene encoding 50S ribosomal protein L32: MAVQQNKPSRSKRGMRRSHDALTTASVSVDKVSGETHLRHHITADGYYRGRKVIAK, encoded by the coding sequence ATGGCCGTACAACAAAACAAACCTAGCCGTTCCAAACGTGGTATGCGTCGTTCACATGATGCGCTGACTACCGCTTCTGTATCCGTAGATAAAGTTTCTGGCGAAACTCACCTGCGTCACCACATCACTGCGGATGGTTACTACCGCGGTCGCAAGGTCATTGCTAAGTAA
- the fabF gene encoding beta-ketoacyl-ACP synthase II codes for MSKRRVVVTGLGMLSPVGNTVESTWNALLAGQSGISLIDHFDTSAYATRFAGLVKDFNSEEFISRKEARKMDAFIQYGVAAGVQAMQDSGLEVTEENAPRIGAAIGSGIGGLGLIEENHTALVNGGPRKISPFFVPSTIVNMVAGHLTIMYGLRGPSISIATACTSGVHNIGQAARIIAYNDADVMLAGGAEKASTPLGVGGFGAARALSTRNDDPQAASRPWDKDRDGFVLGDGAGLMVLEEYEHAKKRGAKIYAEIVGFGMSSDAYHMTSPPENGSGAALAMENALRDAGVSTSQIGYINAHGTSTPAGDKAETQAVKSVFGADASSVLVSSTKSMTGHLLGAAGAVESIFSILALRDQAVPPTLNLDNPDEGCDLDFVPHEARQVSNLEYVLCNSFGFGGTNGSLIFRKV; via the coding sequence GTGTCTAAGCGTCGAGTAGTTGTGACCGGACTGGGCATGTTATCTCCTGTCGGCAATACAGTTGAGTCTACCTGGAATGCTCTTCTTGCCGGTCAGAGTGGTATCAGCCTGATCGACCATTTCGATACTAGTGCCTACGCAACGCGTTTTGCTGGCTTAGTAAAGGATTTTAATTCTGAGGAATTCATTTCGCGTAAAGAAGCTCGCAAAATGGATGCCTTTATTCAATACGGTGTTGCTGCTGGCGTTCAGGCCATGCAGGATTCCGGTTTGGAAGTAACGGAAGAAAACGCCCCGCGTATCGGTGCGGCGATTGGTTCCGGCATCGGCGGTCTGGGTCTTATTGAAGAGAACCACACTGCGCTGGTGAACGGTGGCCCGCGTAAAATCAGTCCGTTCTTCGTGCCGTCAACCATCGTCAATATGGTGGCTGGGCATCTTACTATTATGTACGGACTGCGTGGCCCGAGCATCTCTATCGCTACGGCCTGTACGTCTGGCGTGCACAATATTGGTCAGGCAGCTCGCATCATTGCTTACAACGATGCGGATGTGATGTTGGCTGGCGGTGCAGAAAAAGCCAGTACGCCATTAGGCGTCGGTGGATTCGGTGCTGCTCGTGCGTTGTCTACGCGCAACGACGATCCTCAGGCAGCAAGCCGTCCGTGGGATAAAGACCGTGATGGTTTTGTGCTGGGTGACGGTGCTGGCCTCATGGTGCTGGAAGAGTATGAACACGCGAAAAAGCGCGGTGCGAAAATCTATGCAGAAATTGTTGGATTTGGCATGAGCAGCGATGCGTATCATATGACGTCTCCACCGGAGAATGGTTCTGGTGCTGCGCTGGCGATGGAAAATGCGCTGCGTGATGCTGGTGTGTCAACGAGCCAGATTGGCTATATCAACGCGCACGGCACCTCTACGCCAGCGGGCGATAAAGCCGAAACGCAGGCAGTGAAATCCGTATTTGGTGCGGACGCCAGCAGTGTGCTGGTGAGTTCGACAAAATCCATGACGGGTCACTTGCTCGGTGCAGCAGGCGCAGTTGAATCGATCTTCAGTATTCTTGCTCTACGCGATCAGGCTGTTCCGCCAACGCTCAATCTGGACAATCCAGATGAAGGCTGCGATCTGGACTTCGTGCCTCATGAGGCGCGTCAGGTCAGCAACCTGGAGTACGTACTCTGCAACTCTTTCGGCTTCGGTGGAACCAACGGTTCTTTGATCTTCCGTAAAGTTTGA
- the fabD gene encoding ACP S-malonyltransferase, which translates to MTQFAMVFPGQGSQTVGMLAELAAEYPIVTETFAQASEVLGYDLWQLTQQGPAEELNKTWQTQPALLTASVAIWRVWQQQGGKTPALMSGHSLGEYSALVCAGVLDFQQAVRLVELRGKLMQEAVPEGTGAMYAIIGLDNEAIAKACEESAQGQVVSPVNFNSPGQVVIAGNKDAVERAGAACKAAGAKRALPLPVSVPSHCALMEPAAKKLAVALESVTFNSPVIPVVNNVDARIETTPEAIRDALVRQLHCPVRWTDCVEFMASQGIESLLEVGPGKVLTGLTKRIVDTLTAAAVNDPASLSAAIEK; encoded by the coding sequence ATGACGCAATTTGCAATGGTGTTTCCCGGTCAGGGATCGCAGACGGTAGGGATGTTAGCTGAACTTGCAGCAGAATACCCGATCGTCACCGAAACGTTTGCTCAGGCTTCTGAAGTGTTAGGTTATGATTTGTGGCAGCTTACCCAGCAAGGGCCGGCTGAAGAGTTGAATAAAACCTGGCAGACTCAGCCTGCGTTACTGACCGCTTCTGTTGCTATCTGGCGTGTCTGGCAGCAGCAGGGAGGCAAAACGCCTGCTCTGATGTCTGGTCATAGCCTCGGTGAATATTCTGCACTGGTTTGCGCGGGTGTGCTGGATTTCCAACAGGCCGTCCGTCTGGTTGAACTGCGTGGGAAACTGATGCAGGAAGCCGTGCCAGAAGGCACGGGTGCGATGTATGCCATTATCGGGCTTGATAACGAGGCCATTGCCAAGGCGTGTGAAGAATCTGCGCAGGGGCAAGTGGTGTCTCCGGTAAACTTCAATTCACCGGGTCAGGTGGTGATTGCGGGCAATAAAGATGCCGTTGAGCGTGCTGGTGCTGCGTGTAAAGCGGCGGGTGCGAAGCGTGCGCTGCCGCTGCCTGTCAGTGTACCGTCACACTGTGCATTGATGGAACCAGCAGCGAAGAAACTTGCTGTTGCGCTTGAGTCTGTGACGTTTAATTCTCCGGTCATTCCCGTTGTCAATAATGTTGATGCACGCATCGAAACCACGCCGGAAGCCATTCGCGATGCGCTGGTGCGCCAGCTTCATTGCCCAGTGCGCTGGACTGACTGTGTTGAATTTATGGCTTCTCAGGGCATTGAGTCGCTGTTAGAAGTCGGACCGGGTAAAGTATTGACTGGCTTAACCAAACGAATCGTCGATACCCTGACAGCAGCTGCGGTGAACGATCCTGCTTCTCTATCAGCGGCGATTGAGAAATAA
- a CDS encoding dTMP kinase encodes MNSKFIVIEGLEGAGKTTARNIVVETLRSHGVKDVVFTREPGGTPLAEKLRELIKQGMADEKVTDKAEALMLYAARVQLVDNVIKPALANGHWVIGDRHDLSSQAYQGGGRGIDQQLLRSLRDTVLGDFCPDLTLYLDLPPAIGLQRARQRGELDRIEQESLAFFDRTRSRYQELAAEDDSILTIDASQSIDAVSADIQAALQQWLQQQGLQPIAQGQH; translated from the coding sequence ATGAACAGTAAATTTATCGTCATTGAAGGATTGGAAGGCGCGGGAAAGACTACCGCGCGCAATATCGTCGTGGAAACGCTGCGCTCACATGGTGTGAAAGATGTGGTGTTCACACGAGAGCCCGGTGGCACGCCGCTGGCGGAGAAGTTGCGAGAACTCATTAAGCAGGGTATGGCTGATGAGAAGGTCACTGACAAAGCGGAAGCCCTGATGTTATACGCGGCCAGGGTGCAACTGGTGGATAACGTCATTAAACCTGCGCTGGCGAATGGACACTGGGTCATTGGCGATCGGCACGATCTTTCTTCACAGGCTTATCAGGGCGGTGGACGTGGGATCGATCAGCAACTGCTGCGTTCACTGCGTGATACCGTGCTGGGCGATTTTTGTCCCGACCTGACGCTCTATCTTGATTTACCACCGGCGATCGGTTTGCAGCGTGCGCGTCAACGCGGCGAACTGGATAGAATCGAGCAGGAGTCGCTGGCTTTCTTTGATCGCACCCGTTCCCGCTATCAGGAACTGGCTGCGGAGGATGACAGCATCCTGACGATCGACGCCTCACAATCTATTGATGCCGTCAGTGCGGATATTCAGGCCGCGTTACAGCAGTGGTTGCAACAACAAGGTTTGCAGCCTATCGCGCAGGGGCAGCACTGA
- the pabC gene encoding aminodeoxychorismate lyase — translation MLWINGQLQEQLSVLDRGTQYGDGCFTTARVCDGEIVWLDRHIVRLQQAATRLLFPTLDWESLIAEMKQAAVGRADGVVKVMLTRGVGGRGYSAQGCVQPTRVVMQISYPAHYAGWREQGINLNLSPVALAKNPLLAGIKHLNRLEQVLIRAHLDQTSADETLVLDTSGALVECCAANLFWRKGHRVYTPDLSQSGVDGIARQHIIALLAGSDFDLQIVSEPVAALADADEVLICNALMPIVPVNQAHVWRYHSRDLYQFLSSDC, via the coding sequence ATGCTGTGGATTAATGGTCAGTTACAGGAACAGCTCTCGGTACTCGATCGGGGTACACAGTATGGTGATGGCTGTTTTACGACAGCCAGAGTATGCGATGGCGAAATTGTCTGGCTTGATCGACATATCGTGCGTCTGCAACAGGCCGCGACGCGCTTATTGTTTCCGACGCTTGATTGGGAAAGTCTGATCGCTGAAATGAAACAGGCAGCAGTGGGGCGGGCGGACGGCGTAGTGAAAGTGATGCTCACGCGGGGTGTCGGCGGGCGTGGCTATAGCGCCCAAGGCTGTGTGCAGCCAACCCGAGTCGTCATGCAGATAAGCTATCCTGCGCACTATGCCGGCTGGCGTGAGCAGGGCATTAACCTGAATCTCAGCCCTGTGGCGCTAGCTAAAAATCCGCTGTTGGCGGGAATAAAACATCTGAATAGGCTCGAACAGGTGTTGATTCGCGCGCATCTTGACCAGACCTCAGCCGATGAGACCCTCGTGCTTGACACCTCTGGTGCGCTAGTGGAATGCTGTGCCGCGAATTTATTCTGGCGTAAAGGGCACCGGGTCTATACGCCGGATTTATCCCAGTCAGGCGTGGATGGCATTGCCCGGCAGCATATCATCGCCTTGCTGGCTGGTTCTGACTTCGATCTACAGATTGTCAGCGAACCCGTCGCCGCATTGGCCGATGCGGACGAAGTGCTGATTTGTAACGCATTAATGCCGATAGTTCCCGTGAATCAGGCACATGTCTGGCGTTACCACTCCCGAGATCTTTATCAATTCCTGAGTTCTGACTGCTAG